The Amphiprion ocellaris isolate individual 3 ecotype Okinawa chromosome 6, ASM2253959v1, whole genome shotgun sequence genome contains a region encoding:
- the c5 gene encoding complement C5 — protein sequence MKVCVVLWFVLCLCWRTEADSRSYLITAPLSLRLDAVETVLLQLFGFTDEVTIHVFLKTSMAPDHVVLAREVMTLNAENHHQAAAKVRLFPRQLDKSVSHVILHVQSREINQHLSVPVSRSNGFLFIQTDKPLYTPHQSVKVRAFSLNQELRPANRSVFLKFKDPDQITVDIVEMFDVNNGIPSMQNPFKIPVKPKLGIWSIEASYSDDFTTAARTDFDVKEYVLPSFSIHMEPEANYISYGSFNRFSFKVSARYLHGAPVADAEVFLRYGYVSGKNPPVIIPKSITRERLSSSGEVDVIVNMQKVLSNQDGPKDLNGVVGKYLYIAVLLEESTGGISQEAEFAAVKFVQSPYRLSLVSTPPFIKPGLPYNIQVLVKDHLDQPVNRVPVRLVERRLFRQGGESEEMPCPDSANSQSDGLAVFICNTPSQGVRAVLKFETANVALPAASQAALTLEASAYHSPNQRYLYIDTPLLGHGLEVGHYANIKVYSATPSYLAIKALSYLVLSKGKVVDFGSRKFVSSADNKQTLSFEVTGAMVPSVRLLVYYILYGEGTAELVADSVWLDVRARCVEGLQTDVSLRNQNLKPKQNLQLNVRTNQNGLLALSAVDSAFFTLRPNYRDPVSMVLRHIEQSDQGCGGGGGRDSADVFRLAGLTFITNANAQPTSSSEPCTAAVRPKRALTEEDRAKKVASYGSVKTCCEEGMQFIPKSVTCLQFAKQKYRKHPGCRRAFRECCEFYQQNLDQNHNLVLGRHDLGADFDQVPSLVRSFFPESWLWEVQPVSSGQTFFSRPLPDSLTTWEVKAVGMFQNGICVAAPVQVSVSLPLSVDVPLPYQVVRGEQLELSGSVYNQLPDTIKYCVTLEVGPALCLLQSQPTSGGLRSTSCSYSTLPAGGVGAVTFTLLGLEPGEHSLTFTLKTQGGARDVLQKKLRVVPEGVRQEVYSGGRLDPQGLYGSEKRTVELKNQVPTNIVPNTAVERMLTINGEILGEVLSVMHSPEGLQQLVNLPAGSAEAELGGLVLLVQVYQYLETSRSWNVLGGDIQKNSADLKRRIRDGLVGISSFRTGESSYSMWVKREPSTWLTAQVVWTLSAADPLLSVDHQSLSESVSWLIRKTQQSDGSFTDKSSFRANRVMAEGSTAVEKSVYLTSFVLIALHRATSIKDPILQLRYHDDSMNSAANYISQHASEVKSMYVKAVAAYALTLHDPNSMAASQLFGSLENVARQKGNPAELRYWQESSVTTDWLKPDQSSGLTVETTAYVLLTALLKGRIQYSNPILSWLTQDQHYGEGFYSVQDTALTLEALSEYSKVVSRAILNQDINVRYRSKGSLGRVQLSQSRPVATPIQVTKNDDITVSTGYGRGVSNVKMRTVYYQTTASTQTRCNFDITIEVAGPSDSDNPSFRAPHLVACAKYKPPPNELFTESSLTVMKIQLPTGVEAYLDDLRQFRDTMEPLISHYELQGNTVIIQADAVPSDVFLCVGFRIRTGFKVGGASESLFSVSEPQDKGSLCSKQFSYQQQKLQRLCVAEQCQCMTAGCAAYRGNMDSTLTAAVRTEETCKAQIKYAYRVTVKSSAAEGDFMSYTAAVVEVLKNSDKDLEAVSSGTDVELVKKATCSSVDLQKDKQYLVMGGGGAELRLDQSFRYRLPLDSDTLVEVWPTDCSSPECLDYVSQLEEFALDLQLTGCP from the exons GTATCTGATCACGGCTCCACTCTCGCTCCGGTTGGACGCAGTGGAGACggttctgctgcagctctttgGTTTTACAGATGAAGTGACCATCCATGTCTTCCTGAAGACCTCCATGGCTCCAGATCACGTGGTTCTGGCTAGGGAGGTCATGACCCTGAATGCCGAGAACCACCACCAGGCTGCTGCCAAAGTCCGG TTGTTTCCACGTCAGCTGGATAAGAGTGTGAGTCATGTGATCCTCCACGTCCAATCAAGAGAGATCAACCAGCACCTGTCTGTCCCCGTCAGTCGCTCCAATGGATTCCTGTTCATCCAGACAGACAAACCGCTGTACACGCCGCATCAGAGTG TCAAAGTGAGGGCGTTTTCCCTGAACCAGGAGCTAAGGCCGGCCAATCGCAGCGTCTTCCTCAAATTCAAG GATCCAGATCAGATCACAGTGGATATTGTGGAGATGTTTGATGTGAACAATGGAATTCCATCGATGCAAAACCCCTTTAAGATCCCCGTCAAACCCAA GTTGGGGATTTGGTCCATTGAAGCTTCTTACTCGGATGATTTCACCACAGCAGCGAGAACTGACTTCGATGTTAAAGAATACG TTCTTCCCAGTTTCTCCATCCACATGGAACCAGAAGCAAACTACATCAGCTACGGGAGCTTTAACCGATTCAGCTTCAAGGTCTCAGCGAG GTATCTCCACGGAGCTCCGGTGGCTGATGCTGAGGTGTTTCTGCGCTACGGCTATGTTAGCGGGAAAAATCCTCCCGTTATCATCCCGAAATCCATCACCAGAGAAAGA TTGTCATCTTCAGGTGAAGTGGACGTGATTGTCAACATGCAGAAGGTTTTGTCCAATCAAGATGGACCGAAAGACCTGAATGGTGTGGTGGGAAAGTATCTGTATATCGCTGTTCTGCTGGAGGAGAGTACAG GTGGAATCAGTCAGGAGGCGGAGTTTGCTGCTGTGAAGTTTGTTCAATCTCCATACCGACTGAGTCTGGTGTCAACGCCTCCATTCATCAAACCAGGACTCCCCTACAACATCCAG GTGTTGGTGAAGGATCACCTGGACCAGCCAGTGAACCGGGTTCCGGTCCGCCTGGTGGAGCGGCGGCTGTTCCGACAGGGGGGGGAGAGCGAGGAGATGCCTTGTCCCGACAGCGCCAACAGCCAATCAGACGGTCTCGCTGTCTTTATCTGCAACACACCGAGTCAGGGAGTCCGGGCGGTACTGAAG TTTGAGACGGCCAACGTGGCCCTGCCGGCAGCCAGTCAGGCGGCTCTGACCCTGGAGGCGTCGGCCTATCACAGCCCCAACCAGCGCTACCTGTACATCGACACGCCGCTGCTCGGCCACGGCCTGGAGGTGGGACACTACGCCAACATCAAGGTGTACTCGGCCACGCCCTCCTACCTGGCCATCAAGGCCCTCAGCTACCTG GTGCTCTCCAAAGGGAAGGTGGTGGACTTTGGCAGCAGGAAGTTCGTCTCCAGCGCCGACAACAAGCAGACGCTGAGCTTCGAGGTGACGGGGGCCATGGTCCCGTCGGTCCGGCTGCTGGTTTACTACATCCTGTACGGGGAGGGGACGGCCGAGCTGGTGGCCGACTCCGTGTGGCTGGACGTCAGGGCCAGGTGTGTCGAAGGACTGCAG ACGGACGTGTCTCTGCGCAACCAGAACCTCAAACCCAAGCAGAACCTGCAGCTGAACGTCAGAACCAATCAGAACGGCCTGCTGGCTCTGTCAGCCGTAGACTCGGCCTTCTTCACACTGAGACCCAACTACAGAGAtcctgtttccatg GTCTTGCGTCACATCGAGCAGAGTGACCAGGGttgcggcggcggcggcggcagagACAGCGCCGACGTCTTCCGATTGGCCGGACTCACCTTCATCACCAACGCCAACGCCCAGCCAACCAGCAGCA GTGAGCCGTGTACAGCTGCAGTCCGACCAAAGAGAGCTCTGACGGAGGAGGACAGGGCGAAGAAAG TGGCGAGTTACGGTTCCGTGAAGACCTGCTGTGAAGAAGGGATGCAGTTCATCCCAAAGAGCGTCACCTGCCTCCAGTTCGCCAAGCAGAAGTACAGGAAACACCCTGGCTGCAGACGGGCCTTCAGAGAATGCTGCGAGTTCTACCAGCAGAACCTGGACCAGAACCACAACCTTGTCCTGGGTCGCCATG aTCTGGGTGCAGACTTTGACCAGGTTCCTTCTCTGGTGCGGAGCTTCTTTCCAGAGAGCTGGTTGTGGGAGGTTCAACCGGTCAG TTCAGGTCAGACGTTCTTCAGTCGGCCTCTTCCAGACTCTCTGACCACCTGGGAGGTCAAAGCTGTCGGCATGTTCCAGAACG GTATATGTGTTGCGGCGCCGGTCCAGGTGTCGGTCAGTCTGCCGCTCAGCGTGGACGTCCCGCTGCCCTATCAGGTGGTCCGAGGAGAGCAGCTGGAGCTCAGCGGTTCTGTTTACAACCAGCTGCCTGACACCATCAAG TACTGTGTCACACTGGAAGTCGGTCCGGCTCTCTGCCTGCTTCAGTCCCAGCCCACCTCTGGGGGGCTTCGGTCCACTTCCTGCAGCTATAGCACCCTGCCTGCAGGGGGCGTCGGTGCGGTGACCTTCACCCTGCTGGGCCTGGAACCTGGAGAACACAGCCTGACCTTCACCCTGAAGACCCAAGGAGGAGCCCGAGATGTCCTGCAGAAGAAGCTGAGGGTGGTG CCTGAAGGTGTGAGACAGGAAGTTTATTCTGGAGGAAGACTCGACCCTCAGGGACTCTACG GTTCAGAGAAGAGAACAGTGGAACTGAAGAACCAAGTTCCAACCAACATCGTTCCCAACACAGCAGTGGAGAGAATGCTGACGATCAACG GAGAGATTCTGGGTGAAGTCCTGTCGGTGATGCACAGCCCTGAAGGCCTCCAGCAGCTCGTCAACCTGCCAGCCGGGTCGGCGGAGGCAGAGCTCGGCGGGCTGGTCCTCCTCGTCCAGGTGTACCAGTACCTGGAGACGTCGAGGAGCTGGAACGTTCTGGGAGGAGACATCCAGAAGAACTCGGCTGACCTGAAGCGGAGGATCAGGGATG GTCTGGTCGGCATCAGTTCCTTCAGAACCGGAGAGTCCAGCTACAGCATGTGGGTGAAGAGAGAACCCAGCACCTG GCTCACAGCTCAGGTGGTCTGGACTCTGTCGGCAGCAGATCCGCTGCTTTCCGTGGACCACCAGTCGCTCTCAGAATCTGTTTCCTGGTTGATCCGTAAGACCCAGCAGTCGGACGGGTCCTTCACTGATAAATCCTCCTTCAGAGCCAACAGAGTCATG gcTGAAGGGTCGACAGCGGTGGAGAAGTCGGTTTATCTGACATCCTTCGTGTTGATCGCGTTACACCGAGCAACGAGTATCAAAGATCCCATCCTGCAGCTGAGA TATCACGACGACAGCATGAACTCTGCAGCAAACTACATTTCCCAGCATGCCTCAGAGGTGAAGAGCATGTATGTGAAGGCGGTGGCGGCCTACGCTCTGACCCTCCATGACCCCAACAGCATGGCGGCCTCCCAGCTGTTTGGCAGCCTGGAGAACGTGGCTCGACAGAAAG GTAACCCTGCTGAGCTCAGGTACTGGCAGGAGTCCAGCGTAACGACTGATTGGCTGAAACCCGACCAATCCAGTGGTCTGACTGTGGAGACGACGGCGTACGTCCTGCTGACTGCACTGCTGAAG GGGAGGATCCAGTACTCCAACCCCATCCTGTCCTGGCTGACCCAGGATCAGCACTATGGAGAAGGGTTCTACTCTGTACAG GACACAGCTTTGACTCTGGAGGCGTTGAGCGAGTACAGCAAGGTCGTGTCCCGAGCCATCCTCAACCAGGACATCAACGTCCGCTACAGGTCCAAGGGTTCTCTCGGCCGAGTCCAGCTGAGCCAGAGCCGACCTGTGGCCACGCCCATCCAG GTAACAAAGAATGATGACATCACCGTGTCCACAGGTTATGGGAGGGGCGTGTCTAATGTGAAG ATGAGGACCGTTTACTACCAGACCACAGCGTCCACACAGACCAGGTGTAACTTTGACATCACCATCGAGGTGGCCGGCCCCAGTGACTCCGACA ATCCCAGCTTCAGAGCTCCTCACCTGGTCGCCTGTGCAAA GTATAAACCTCCTCCCAACGAGCTCTTCACAGAGTCCAGTCTGACCGTCATGAAGATCCAGCTGCCGACAGGTGTGGAGGCTTACCTGGACGACCTGAGACAG TTCAGAGACACCATGGAACCTCTGATCTCCCACTACGAGCTGCAGGGGAACACTGTGATCATCCAGGCGGATGCT GTTCCGTCAGACGTCTTCCTGTGTGTTGGTTTCCGGATCAGAACTGGGTTCAAGGTGGGCGGAGCCAGTGAATCCCTGTTCTCCGTCAGCGAGCCTCAGGACAAAG GCAGTCTGTGCAGTAAACAGTTCTCATACCAGCAGCAGAAGCTGCAGCGCCTCTGTGTGGCCGAACAGTGTCAGTGCATGACAG CTGGGTGTGCTGCCTACAGAGGGAACATGGACTCAACTCTTACTGCAGCCGTTCGAACCGAAGAAACCTGCAAAGCTCAGATCAAATACG cCTACAGGGTAACAGTGAAATCCTCGGCAG